From the Pantanalinema sp. genome, one window contains:
- the serA gene encoding phosphoglycerate dehydrogenase, translating into MTFTTSATERDRTNQTGPFSVLVLDRVDPAGLAILGDVARVDARDAVEPAELLRIIGDYDALMVRSATKVTAEVIEAGSRLKIIGRAGVGVDNIDVGAATRRGVIVVNSPEGNTVAAAEHALAMMFALARHVAPADGAMKRSEWKRERFTGTELYNKTLGVFGLGKIGARVAKVASAVGMRVLGCDPFLTPERAQELGVEPVDFETLIATSDFITLHVPKTPETSKLFNADTLSRCKQGVRLINCARGGIIDEAALASAIAGGHVAGAALDVFEVEPLGESPLRALGEKVVLTPHLGASTEEAQIKVAVDVAEQIVSVLKGDSARSAVNIPTMRPEVVEPVRPFMGLAEKLGSFASQLLDGPIERIEILYHGALAGKNVEPLTVAALKGALSHAVPEGVNYVNAPVVARDRGVEVRESRSSEAKDYADLITVSVIGTGVWHTVAGTVFGEGDARVVRIDAHAFNMAPSGDILIAPHMDRPGVIGTIGTMLGEHGVNIFGFQLGRKYKQGPAVMALNVDDAIAPDLLGRISALEGFHDVRFVRL; encoded by the coding sequence ATGACGTTCACCACCTCGGCGACCGAGCGCGATCGCACCAACCAGACGGGCCCCTTCAGCGTGCTGGTCCTCGACCGGGTGGACCCCGCGGGCCTCGCCATCCTCGGCGACGTGGCGCGGGTGGATGCGCGCGACGCGGTCGAGCCCGCCGAGCTATTGAGGATCATCGGCGACTACGACGCCCTGATGGTCCGCTCGGCCACCAAGGTCACCGCCGAGGTGATCGAGGCGGGATCGCGCCTCAAGATCATCGGGCGCGCCGGGGTGGGGGTGGACAACATCGACGTGGGGGCCGCCACGCGGCGCGGGGTGATCGTCGTCAACTCGCCCGAGGGTAACACGGTGGCCGCCGCCGAGCACGCGCTCGCGATGATGTTCGCCCTGGCGCGCCACGTGGCTCCTGCCGACGGCGCCATGAAGCGCTCCGAGTGGAAGCGCGAGCGCTTCACCGGCACCGAGCTCTACAACAAGACCCTGGGCGTCTTCGGGCTGGGCAAGATCGGCGCGCGGGTCGCCAAGGTCGCGAGCGCCGTCGGCATGCGCGTGCTCGGCTGCGACCCCTTCCTCACCCCCGAGCGCGCCCAGGAGCTCGGCGTCGAGCCGGTGGATTTCGAGACGCTGATCGCCACCAGCGACTTCATCACCCTGCACGTCCCCAAGACCCCCGAGACGAGCAAGCTCTTCAACGCCGACACCCTCTCGCGGTGCAAGCAGGGGGTGCGCCTGATCAACTGCGCCCGCGGGGGCATCATCGACGAGGCGGCGCTGGCTTCGGCGATCGCCGGCGGTCACGTGGCGGGTGCCGCCCTCGACGTCTTCGAGGTCGAGCCCCTGGGCGAGAGCCCCCTGCGCGCGCTGGGCGAGAAGGTCGTTCTGACCCCGCACCTGGGAGCGTCGACCGAGGAGGCCCAGATCAAGGTCGCCGTGGACGTGGCCGAGCAGATCGTCTCGGTGCTCAAGGGCGACAGCGCCCGCTCGGCGGTGAACATCCCCACCATGCGCCCCGAGGTGGTCGAGCCGGTGCGCCCCTTCATGGGCCTGGCCGAGAAGCTCGGCAGCTTCGCCTCCCAGCTCCTGGACGGCCCCATCGAGCGGATCGAGATCCTCTACCACGGCGCTCTGGCGGGCAAGAACGTGGAGCCCCTGACCGTCGCCGCCCTCAAGGGGGCGCTCTCCCACGCCGTCCCGGAGGGGGTCAACTACGTCAACGCGCCGGTGGTGGCGCGCGATCGCGGCGTCGAGGTCCGCGAGAGCCGCTCCAGCGAGGCCAAGGACTACGCCGATCTCATCACCGTCTCGGTGATCGGCACGGGCGTCTGGCACACGGTGGCGGGCACCGTCTTCGGCGAGGGGGACGCGCGGGTGGTGCGGATCGACGCCCACGCCTTCAACATGGCGCCTTCCGGCGACATCCTGATCGCCCCGCACATGGATCGCCCCGGGGTGATCGGCACCATCGGGACCATGCTCGGCGAGCACGGGGTCAACATCTTCGGTTTCCAGCTCGGCCGCAAGTACAAGCAGGGCCCCGCCGTCATGGCCCTCAACGTGGACGACGCGATCGCCCCCGACCTGCTCGGACGGATCTCGGCGCTCGAAGGCTTCCACGACGTGCGCTTCGTCAGGCTCTAG
- a CDS encoding DoxX family protein, whose product MQATIERYAPLLARVLLSWLFLFSVYGKLTGWSGYVGYMSAKGMPFAPFFLAGTVVFLLVGGVSVLLGYKARAGSLPLLVFLLPTTLIFHNFWAFEGAEQQAQLIDFMKNMAIMGGVLMVTAFGSGPLSLDARNTAPRA is encoded by the coding sequence ATGCAAGCCACCATCGAGCGCTATGCGCCGCTTCTCGCCCGCGTCCTGCTGAGCTGGCTCTTCCTCTTCAGTGTCTACGGCAAGCTGACCGGTTGGTCCGGCTACGTCGGCTACATGAGCGCGAAGGGCATGCCCTTCGCCCCGTTCTTCCTGGCCGGTACGGTCGTCTTCCTGCTGGTGGGCGGCGTCTCGGTGCTGCTCGGCTACAAGGCCCGCGCCGGCAGCTTGCCGCTTCTGGTCTTCCTGCTGCCGACCACCCTCATCTTCCACAACTTCTGGGCCTTCGAGGGCGCCGAGCAGCAGGCCCAGCTGATCGACTTCATGAAGAACATGGCCATCATGGGCGGCGTCCTGATGGTCACGGCCTTCGGGTCGGGCCCCCTCAGCCTGGATGCCCGCAACACGGCCCCCCGCGCCTAG
- a CDS encoding alkaline phosphatase family protein: MNAQRRLSRGLPFFLLSMSLGCGVARASAPAVSDSFGSYPAPSAEETARVKAAFRDAAARTVGERSGDLFVLPAKYSYVTDGGHRTPTLAHYKGQPMQNGGTVHGNSWEYDTRIPIVLWGPGFVRPGVQTDASATQQDLTPTYAHLMGTVPPEDAYGRVLDEALVPTSRRPKVILTLVFDQGGEVYYRAHPGATPRIDALKKEGTYFTSAKVSHVDVETGIGHSAIGTGAWPSRTGISSNNFWIRAFGSPRYSFAGDVDNSPLFLGSPTLGDVWLRASENQALVAGYCYADRAAIGMAGHGSLYAGNKKPWVIFYDEKAGKLTTNRQYYALPGYLEGASPKAHLDALTGGTGRWMDHPIDPKSKVRVTPAFAAFDGDNVVKLIEQEPWGADDITDLMYVTLKSTDAAGHSYGHESDEAGAVLAEQDKQLGRIIDALVAKVGRENLVVALTADHGSTPLAELSKGVALDDAKLVADLNRQLDKRSNGVNVFEYASATQLFINEAERVRNGLSYDQLKRAVLAYKVDGKPFFVDAVTRPEATERASRLAKP; encoded by the coding sequence TTGAACGCTCAGCGCCGTCTTTCCCGAGGCCTTCCCTTCTTCCTGCTTTCCATGTCGCTCGGTTGCGGGGTCGCTCGGGCCTCCGCCCCGGCCGTCTCGGACTCGTTCGGGTCCTACCCGGCGCCGAGCGCCGAGGAGACGGCCCGGGTCAAGGCGGCCTTCCGTGACGCGGCGGCCCGCACCGTGGGCGAGCGCTCGGGTGACCTCTTCGTCTTGCCCGCCAAGTACAGCTACGTGACGGACGGTGGCCACCGCACGCCGACGCTCGCTCACTACAAGGGCCAGCCCATGCAGAATGGGGGCACGGTCCACGGCAACTCCTGGGAGTACGACACCCGGATTCCCATCGTCCTGTGGGGCCCCGGATTCGTGCGCCCCGGCGTGCAGACCGACGCGAGCGCGACCCAGCAGGACCTGACGCCGACGTACGCGCACCTGATGGGCACGGTCCCACCCGAGGACGCCTACGGCCGCGTGCTGGACGAGGCGCTCGTCCCGACCTCCCGCAGGCCCAAGGTGATCCTGACTTTGGTCTTCGACCAGGGCGGCGAGGTGTACTACCGGGCCCATCCCGGCGCCACCCCCCGGATCGACGCCCTGAAGAAGGAGGGCACCTACTTCACCTCGGCGAAGGTCAGCCACGTGGACGTGGAGACCGGGATCGGCCACTCGGCGATCGGCACCGGGGCGTGGCCGTCGCGGACGGGGATCTCTAGCAACAACTTCTGGATCCGGGCCTTCGGCAGCCCGCGCTACTCGTTCGCCGGCGACGTGGACAACTCGCCCCTGTTCCTGGGGAGCCCCACCCTCGGGGACGTCTGGCTGCGTGCGAGCGAGAACCAGGCGCTGGTGGCGGGCTACTGCTACGCCGATCGCGCCGCGATCGGGATGGCGGGCCACGGTTCGCTCTATGCCGGCAACAAGAAGCCCTGGGTCATCTTCTACGACGAGAAGGCGGGAAAGCTCACCACCAACCGCCAGTACTACGCGCTGCCGGGCTACCTGGAGGGCGCGAGCCCCAAGGCGCACCTGGACGCCCTGACGGGGGGGACCGGGCGCTGGATGGACCATCCGATCGATCCCAAGTCGAAGGTTCGCGTCACCCCCGCCTTTGCGGCCTTCGACGGCGACAACGTGGTCAAGCTGATCGAGCAGGAGCCCTGGGGGGCCGACGACATCACCGATCTGATGTACGTCACCCTCAAGTCCACCGATGCCGCAGGCCACAGCTACGGCCACGAGTCCGACGAGGCGGGGGCGGTCTTGGCCGAGCAGGACAAGCAGCTCGGCCGGATCATCGACGCGCTGGTCGCCAAGGTGGGCCGCGAGAACCTGGTCGTGGCCCTGACGGCCGACCACGGTAGCACGCCGCTGGCCGAGCTGTCCAAGGGGGTGGCCCTCGACGACGCGAAGCTCGTCGCGGACCTGAATCGACAGCTCGACAAGCGCTCCAACGGGGTCAACGTCTTCGAGTACGCGTCGGCGACGCAGCTCTTCATCAACGAGGCGGAGCGGGTGCGCAACGGCCTGAGCTACGATCAGCTCAAGAGGGCGGTCCTCGCCTACAAGGTGGACGGCAAGCCCTTCTTCGTGGACGCCGTGACCCGGCCGGAGGCTACCGAGCGCGCGAGCAGGCTCGCCAAGCCTTAA
- a CDS encoding alanine--glyoxylate aminotransferase family protein has protein sequence MSDQMRIMLPGPTPCPASSLRAMARPMINHRGKEFMAMLEGLTADLKWAYQTRNDVLILTTSGTGALEGAIVNFLSPGDRVLSLISGEFGKRFAKIAETYGAVVDKVEAVYGEPITPEMVAEKIGAAPYKAVLVTHNETSTALLNPLKEIAEVIRRAQPDTLILVDAVSGLLTAPLPVDDWDLDVVLAGAQKAFMVPPGLAFASVSPRAWEAHAEAKMPRFYFDFTKAREFLKKGQTPWTPAISLFFALEESMALLKKEGLAAIFERHALMARMIRAGAKALGLRLVVENDRYASMAVTGIYPPEGIAPGALRKTLQERFGYVVAGGQGPLTDAIFRIGHCGYYDAADMLGMLAALEAALTAMGAKIQPGAGVAAAEAELAAREAVAR, from the coding sequence GTGAGCGATCAGATGCGCATCATGCTGCCCGGCCCCACCCCCTGTCCCGCTTCGAGCCTGCGCGCCATGGCCCGCCCGATGATCAACCATCGCGGCAAGGAGTTCATGGCCATGCTCGAGGGCCTGACGGCGGACCTCAAGTGGGCCTACCAGACCCGGAATGATGTCTTGATCCTCACCACCTCGGGCACCGGCGCCCTCGAAGGGGCGATCGTCAACTTCCTGAGCCCCGGCGATCGCGTCCTCTCCTTGATCAGCGGGGAGTTCGGCAAGCGCTTCGCCAAGATCGCCGAGACCTACGGCGCGGTGGTGGACAAGGTGGAGGCCGTCTACGGCGAGCCGATCACCCCCGAGATGGTCGCCGAGAAGATCGGCGCGGCCCCCTACAAGGCCGTGCTCGTCACCCACAACGAGACCTCGACCGCGCTCTTGAACCCCCTCAAGGAGATCGCCGAGGTCATCCGCCGCGCCCAGCCCGACACCCTGATCCTGGTCGACGCGGTCTCGGGCCTCCTGACCGCGCCCTTGCCGGTGGACGACTGGGACCTGGACGTGGTCCTCGCGGGCGCCCAGAAGGCCTTCATGGTCCCGCCCGGCCTCGCCTTCGCCTCGGTCAGCCCCCGGGCCTGGGAGGCGCACGCCGAGGCCAAGATGCCGCGCTTCTACTTCGACTTCACCAAGGCGCGCGAGTTCCTCAAGAAGGGCCAGACCCCCTGGACGCCCGCCATCTCCCTGTTCTTCGCCCTCGAGGAGTCCATGGCGCTGCTCAAGAAGGAGGGCCTCGCGGCCATCTTCGAGCGTCACGCGCTCATGGCCCGCATGATCCGCGCGGGGGCCAAGGCCCTGGGGCTGCGCCTGGTGGTCGAGAACGATCGCTACGCGTCCATGGCCGTCACGGGCATCTACCCGCCCGAGGGCATCGCCCCCGGCGCGCTGCGCAAGACCTTGCAGGAGCGCTTCGGCTACGTGGTCGCCGGCGGCCAGGGCCCCTTGACCGACGCGATCTTCCGCATCGGCCACTGCGGCTACTACGACGCGGCGGACATGCTCGGCATGCTCGCGGCCCTCGAGGCGGCCCTGACGGCCATGGGCGCCAAGATCCAGCCCGGCGCCGGGGTGGCTGCGGCCGAGGCGGAGCTTGCCGCGCGCGAGGCCGTCGCGCGCTAG
- a CDS encoding MarR family transcriptional regulator, giving the protein MPTRYQGSPEEVRALNAYITLMRAASSVETRVQRHLAEVGLTLSQFGALEILLHVGPLCARDLCQKLLTTSGNITLVIDNLEKRGLVRRVRESADRRVVTVHLTPEGEALIREVFPRHVAGITETLGVLSPDEQEELRRLCRKLGKQGAG; this is encoded by the coding sequence ATGCCGACCCGCTACCAGGGCTCTCCCGAAGAGGTCCGCGCCCTGAACGCCTACATCACCCTCATGCGCGCGGCGAGCAGCGTCGAGACGCGGGTCCAGCGCCACCTTGCCGAGGTGGGGCTCACCCTCTCCCAGTTCGGGGCGCTCGAGATCCTCCTGCACGTCGGCCCCCTGTGTGCCCGCGACCTGTGCCAGAAGCTGCTGACCACCAGCGGCAACATCACCCTGGTCATCGACAACCTCGAGAAGCGGGGCCTGGTGCGCCGGGTACGCGAGAGCGCCGATCGCCGGGTCGTCACCGTCCACCTCACTCCCGAGGGCGAGGCCCTGATCCGGGAGGTCTTCCCCCGGCACGTCGCGGGGATCACCGAGACCCTCGGCGTCCTCTCGCCCGACGAGCAGGAAGAGCTGCGTCGCCTGTGCCGCAAGCTCGGGAAACAGGGTGCGGGGTAG
- a CDS encoding sulfur transferase domain-containing protein, producing MAINSINRSLQRDFAPQLARRAAEPVRAEASQAATKVARIDEQGLTLSGLKSDVINAGSEALIRLGDLFPGLVKLGHAIYGFQTRSVDGDALQKLGKVGDKLLRGAQPSDAGFEELARQGYNTVINLRPERNLEQDAVEKLGMKAVFLPLPPLDAPTHAQTLAFLQTALDPANGKVFFHCYHGVDRTGTMAAAVRIARDGWSAEQAIAELRSFGFHEDGQQRKLAYISEFERYWKTLPTQKKAEVLHAQPVAAASRLIGVR from the coding sequence ATGGCAATCAACAGCATCAACCGATCGCTGCAGCGCGACTTCGCGCCCCAGCTCGCGCGTCGCGCCGCCGAGCCCGTCCGGGCCGAAGCGAGCCAGGCCGCCACCAAGGTCGCCCGCATCGATGAGCAGGGCCTCACCCTCTCGGGCCTGAAGAGCGACGTCATCAACGCGGGCTCCGAGGCGCTGATCCGCCTCGGCGACCTGTTTCCCGGCCTGGTGAAGCTGGGGCATGCGATCTACGGCTTCCAGACCCGCTCGGTCGATGGCGACGCCCTCCAGAAGCTCGGCAAGGTGGGCGACAAGCTCCTGCGCGGCGCTCAGCCGAGCGACGCGGGCTTCGAGGAGCTCGCCAGGCAGGGCTACAACACCGTCATCAACCTGCGCCCCGAGCGCAACCTCGAGCAGGATGCGGTCGAGAAGCTCGGCATGAAGGCCGTGTTCCTCCCCTTGCCTCCTCTGGACGCGCCGACCCACGCGCAGACCCTCGCGTTTCTCCAGACGGCGCTGGATCCCGCCAACGGCAAGGTCTTCTTCCACTGCTACCACGGGGTCGATCGCACGGGCACCATGGCGGCCGCCGTGCGGATCGCGCGTGACGGCTGGAGCGCGGAGCAGGCGATCGCGGAATTGCGCTCCTTCGGCTTCCACGAGGACGGCCAGCAGCGGAAGCTCGCCTACATCTCCGAGTTCGAGCGCTACTGGAAGACCCTGCCGACGCAGAAGAAGGCGGAGGTCCTGCACGCGCAGCCCGTCGCAGCGGCCTCGCGCCTCATCGGGGTTCGCTGA
- the rpsI gene encoding 30S ribosomal protein S9, which yields ELRSSLRAEDLLTRDPRAKERKKYGRKKARKRFQFSKR from the coding sequence CCGAGCTGCGCAGCAGCCTGCGCGCCGAGGATCTGCTCACCCGCGATCCCCGCGCCAAGGAGCGCAAGAAGTACGGCCGCAAGAAGGCCCGTAAGCGCTTCCAGTTCTCGAAGCGCTAA
- a CDS encoding DsbA family protein, whose protein sequence is MAATSPRVEILYFTDPFCSWCWALEPVLYRIKETYRDQVRVRTVMGGLVEDIANFLDAANGISGTADVAPHWEHVAQVTGQPIDGRFMRENTDPHWGTWPACTAASTAALQGPAQGEAYLRRLRRAAQAEGRNASDPAVYMAVAAEAEGLDLARFEADLASGEGARAFQEDRILGARYGVRSFPTLIIHSLAPNEADRPLLVNGARDFDTLRQVLLRVDPSLEAQPIRSVPELLAAYGPLTTRELAELHGEATPATLEALRADGVVRSIPVKGGEFWELGAAGPQAKPARIQVVEVAAGEGLSCDLETGICG, encoded by the coding sequence ATGGCCGCAACGTCCCCCCGCGTCGAGATCCTGTACTTCACCGACCCCTTCTGCTCCTGGTGCTGGGCGCTGGAGCCCGTGCTCTACCGCATCAAGGAGACCTACCGCGACCAGGTGCGCGTCCGCACGGTGATGGGCGGGCTGGTCGAGGACATCGCCAACTTCCTCGACGCCGCGAACGGCATCTCCGGGACGGCCGACGTGGCGCCCCACTGGGAGCACGTGGCCCAGGTGACCGGTCAGCCCATCGATGGCCGCTTCATGCGCGAGAACACCGATCCGCACTGGGGGACCTGGCCCGCCTGCACGGCGGCCTCGACGGCGGCCCTGCAGGGCCCGGCCCAGGGGGAGGCCTACCTGCGGCGCCTGCGCCGCGCCGCCCAGGCCGAGGGCCGGAACGCCTCGGATCCCGCGGTCTACATGGCTGTGGCAGCCGAAGCCGAGGGGCTGGACCTGGCGCGTTTCGAGGCCGATCTCGCGAGCGGTGAGGGTGCCAGGGCCTTCCAGGAGGACCGCATCCTCGGCGCCCGGTACGGCGTGCGCTCGTTCCCGACCCTGATCATCCATTCCTTGGCGCCCAACGAAGCCGATCGCCCCCTCCTGGTGAACGGGGCCCGCGACTTCGACACGCTCCGGCAGGTCCTGCTGCGGGTCGATCCGAGCCTCGAGGCGCAGCCCATCCGGAGCGTCCCCGAGCTGCTCGCGGCGTACGGCCCCCTGACCACCCGCGAGCTTGCCGAGCTGCACGGCGAGGCGACGCCCGCGACCCTCGAGGCGCTGCGCGCCGACGGGGTGGTCCGCTCCATCCCCGTGAAGGGGGGCGAGTTCTGGGAGCTGGGCGCGGCCGGCCCGCAGGCGAAGCCGGCGCGGATCCAGGTCGTGGAGGTCGCGGCGGGCGAGGGCCTGAGCTGCGACCTGGAGACCGGGATCTGCGGCTGA